In Mytilus galloprovincialis chromosome 1, xbMytGall1.hap1.1, whole genome shotgun sequence, the following are encoded in one genomic region:
- the LOC143049854 gene encoding zinc finger protein 862-like, giving the protein MADQFPWLKTVNDGFGLLCNLCITFNKKPMNGSLKWTSQPCITVTLESISKHAKSDAHKEAEQLEAQHILSGNGQGLVQAVAAQASMEKIALCGAFRSLYWLASEEIPHTTKYSSLLGYAKRMGCSYLNHLQKGGNANYESQWTLQEMLHIIAEQIAAPILQDICNSHYYSILIDETTDIAVIKKMTILARYITENNQVKTSFLGMVELPDGKAETIMNALDKFLNELQLPTEHLIGLGSDGASVMVERKSGVAARLKQRNPELVNVHCIAHRLALAAAQATDNIPYLKKFKDLLQQIFKFYQNSAVKMSGLKEIETILGGPQLKMKEVLDTRWLSHDRAVTAIRECLPALIASLEREAMFVKTTKFVASIHMMSDILPHLARLSKTFQKTDIDFTLIETLVSATQITITKLIDQPGHYMQSLPTCLDSLSEYGVRLRQSDIDNFKRDIYQPYLENVIQNLHDRFPDNPVLDALSVMDPDLLNADDPSLNEWVQHIKLKTLAKHFKSVGSEIEVLEEWETLRTLLVKECKDMTFRKTMNKVASLGTLYPCLSKYAAIGLVLPVSTADCERCFSCLNRVKTTLRNRLCQKVLNCLMHISIEGPKEEAFDFDKCVVTFGKLKQRKISTK; this is encoded by the exons ATGGCTGATCAGTTTCCTTGGTTAAAAACTGTCAATGACGGATTTG gtCTGTTGTGCAATCTCTGTATCACCTTCAATAAGAAACCAATGAATGGTAGCCTCAAATGGACAAGTCAGCCTTGTATTACTGTTACCCTTGAAAGTATTAGTAAGCATGCCAAATCTGACGCCCACAAGGAAGCAGAACAGTTGGAGGCACAACATATTCTGTCTGGGAATGGTCAAGGACTAGTGCAAGCTGTAGCAGCTCAGGCATCTATGGAGAAGATTGCCTTGTGTGGAGCATTTAGAAGTCTGTATTGGTTGGCCTCAGAGGAGATACCACACACAACTAAATATTCATCTTTACTTGGATATGCCAAGAGAATGGGATGTTCTTACTTGAATCATCTACAGAAGGGAGGAAATGCCAATTATGAGAGTCAATGGACTTTACAAGAGATGCTACATATCATTGCAGAACAGATTGCAGCCCCAATACTGCAGGACATATGCAACTCACATTACTACAGTATCCTGATTGATGAAACCACTGATATAGCAGTCATCAAGAAAATGACCATCCTAGCCAGATATATAACTGAAAATAACCAG gTAAAGACTTCATTCCTTGGTATGGTAGAGTTGCCAGATGGGAAAGCAGAGACAATAATGAATGCTTTGGACAAATTTCTGAATGAACTTCAGCTGCCAACAGAGCATTTGATAGGTCTTGGATCTGATGGTGCCTCTGTTATGGTTGAAAGAAAATCTGGG GTTGCTGCAAGACTAAAACAACGTAATCCGGAGCTTGTGAATGTTCATTGCATTGCACATAGATTGGCACTGGCTGCAGCTCAGGCTACAGACAATATTCCATATTTGAAGAAGTTCAAGGACTTATTGCAACAGATATTTAAATTCTACCAAAACTCAGCAGTTAAAATGTCTGGACTTAAAGAAATTGAG ACAATACTAGGTGGACCACAATTAAAGATGAAAGAAGTCCTTGACACAAGATGGTTGTCACATGATAGAGCAGTGACTGCTATAAGAGAATGCCTCCCTGCACTTATTGCTAGTTTAGAGAGAGAAGCAATGTTTGTAAAGACAACCAAATTTGTTGCCTCAATCCATATGATGTCAGACATTCTTCCACACCTTGCAAGATTGTCAAAGACCTTCCAA AAAACAGATATTGACTTCACCTTAATTGAAACTCTTGTGTCAGCAACACAAATAACCATCACAAAACTGATTGATCAACCTGGACACTACATGCAGTCATTGCCAACTTGTCTGGACAGCCTGTCAGAGTATGGTGTAAGACTGAGGCAGTCTGACATTGATAACTTCAAAAGGGATATATACCAGCCCTACCTAGAAAATGTGATCCAGAACCTCCATGACAGATTTCCAGACAACCCAGTACTGGATGCACTATCTGTCATGGATCCAGACCTCTTAAATGCAGATGACCCTTCATTGAATGAATGGGTTCAACACATAAAATTGAAG acTCTAGCCAAACATTTCAAGTCAGTTGGAAGTGAAATAGAAGTTCTGGAAGAATGGGAAACACTGAGAACACTGTTAGTGAAAGAATGTAAAGACATGACATTTAGGAAGACAATGAACAAAGTTGCCAGTCTTGGAACTTTGTATCCTTGTCTGTCTAAGTATGCAGCAATTGGTCTTGTTTTGCCAGTTTCAACAGCTGATTGTGAAAGATGTTTTTCATGTTTGAACAGAGTGAAAACAACCTTGAGAAACAGACTATGCCAAAAAGTGTTGAACTGTTTAATGCATATATCAATTGAAGGACCAAAGGAggaagcttttgattttgacaaatgtGTGGTGACCTTTGGAAAGTTAAAACAGaggaaaatatcaacaaaataa